The Strix aluco isolate bStrAlu1 chromosome 19, bStrAlu1.hap1, whole genome shotgun sequence genome contains a region encoding:
- the RPL23A gene encoding large ribosomal subunit protein uL23 has translation MAPKAKKEAVPPKTEAKAKALKAKKAVLKGVHSHKKKKIRTSPTFRRPKTLRLRRQPKYPRKSAPRRNKLDHYAIIKFPLTTESAMKKIEDNNTLVFIVDVKANKHQIKQAVKKLYDIDVAKVNTLIRPDGEKKAYVRLAPDYDALDVANKIGII, from the exons ATGGCGCCCAAGGCGAAGAAGGAGG CTGTGCCTCCGAAGACAGAGGCAAAGGCTAAGGCGCTGAAGGCCAAGAAGGCCGTCCTGAAGGGGGTCCACAGTCACAAGAAGAAGAAGATCCGCACATCACCCACCTTCCGCAGGCCCAAGACTCTGCGACTGCGGCGGCAACCCAAGTACCCCCGGAAGAGCGCCCCACGGAGAAACAA GCTGGACCATTATGCCATCATCAAGTTCCCTTTGACCACAGAGTCGGCAATGAAGAAGATAGAGGATAACAATACTCTGGTTTTCATCGTTGATGTCAAGGCAAACAAGCACCAGATCAAACAGGCTGTCAAGAAGCTGTATGATATCGATGTGGCCAAGGTCAACACATTAATTAG GCCTGATGGGGAGAAGAAGGCTTACGTCCGACTGGCTCCAGATTACGATGCGCTGGATGTAGCCAACAAG ATTGGAATCATCTAA
- the TLCD1 gene encoding TLC domain-containing protein 1: MGGAARWEAWPSPPRSPSPPELGAMGPGWRAPSAALVGGSVALFGALRRAALAVPRPAAVRSRPGRAWRWRNLLVSFAHSVLAGLWALFSLWHSPELLSDIQDGYSVSGHLLVCFSSGYFIHDSLDIIFNHQSRSSWEYLVHHTMAISAFVSLIITGRFLVAAMLLLLVEVSNIFLTVRMLLKMSNVPSPALYEANKYINLVMYFAFRLAPQAYLTWYFLRYVEVQGQGAFLTANLLLLDAMILMYFSRLLRSDFFPSLRKGSAGRDVDGEKFLID; the protein is encoded by the exons ATGGGCGGGGCGGCCCGCTGGGAGGCGTGGCCAtcgccgccccgcagcccctcgccaCCGGAGCTGGGCGCGATGGGCCCGGGCTGGCGGGCGCCCTCGGCGGCGCTGGTGGGCGGCAGCGTGGCGCTTTTTGGGGCGCTGCGGCGGGCGGCCCTGGCCGTGCCCCGACCCGCCGCCGTGCGGAGCCGCCCCGGCCGCGCCTGGCGCTGGCGGAACCTCCTCGTCTCTTTTGCACACTCCGTGCTGGCCGGGCTGTGGGCCCTCTTCAG CCTCTGGCACTCCCCGGAGCTGCTCTCCGACATCCAGGACGGCTACAGCGTCTCAGGGCACCTGCTGGTCTGCTTCTCCTCGG GCTACTTCATCCACGACAGCCTTGACATCATCTTCAACCATCAGTCCCGCTCATCTTGGGAGTACCTGGTGCACCACACCATG GCCATCTCTGCCTTCGTCTCGCTCATCATCACGGGCCGTTTCCTGGTGGCagcaatgctgctgctgttggtggAGGTGAGCAACATCTTCCTCACCGTCCGCATGCTGCTGAAGATGAGCAACGTGCCTTCCCCGGCGCTCTACGAGGCCAACAAGTACATCAACCTGGTGATGTACTTTGCCTTCCGCCTGGCGCCCCAGGCTTACCTCACCTGGTACTTCCTCCGCTACGTGGAGGTGCAGGGCCAGGGTGCCTTCCTCACCGCCAACCTCCTGCTGCTCGATGCCATGATCCTCATGTACTTCTCCCGCCTCCTCCGCTCcgattttttcccctccctgcgCAAGGGCTCTGCGGGGAGAGATGTGGATGGTGAGAAGTTTCTGATAGACTGA